The Montipora foliosa isolate CH-2021 chromosome 6, ASM3666993v2, whole genome shotgun sequence genome includes the window CTTCGTTCAACCTTAGTCCAGAAATTCTACCAAATCTATCTAAGAGACCTTGCAGCAAGAAAAAGGACTGTGTATCAGATCGTCAGCAAAGACGCTAAGTTTAACTTCACATTTACCAACTTTGATTCCCTTAATGTCATTATTTTCACGAATACTTATATTGACAATTTCAAGGGCAATAATAAATAGGTATGGTGACAAAGGATCCCCCTGGCGAACTCCTCTATTGACCTCAGAAATATCAGATGCGAAGCCATTATTCATAATACAGCTTGAGGTGTCCGAGTAAAGTACTCTAATCCAGTGCAAAAAGGAGTCgccaaaattaaaaacttttaGTGTATGAAACAAATAATTCCAGCTTAaagaatcaaaagctttcttaaagtCAAATGTTGTCATAAGACCCGGAATATTCTGTAGTTTGGTATACTCCATTACATCATTTATTGACCTCACTGCGTCAAAGATCGTTCTCCCCTTGACATATGCGCATTGGTTTTCATGAATGATAAATGAGAGAGTCTTTTTGAGCCTTACTGGTAGAGCTTTAGACCCGATTTTATAGTCCACATTTAGCAACGATATCGGTCTCCAATTATCCACATATCTTCTATCCTTgtctttcttttcaattaaccGAATAATTGCCTGCCGCTGGGAATTTGATAGTTTGCCATTTAAGTATGCAGCATTTAAAGAGTCTACCAGAAGAGTGCCTAAAATTGGCCAAAATGCTTTGTAGAACTCAGCCGTAAAGCCATCATTTCCCGGCgatttattattttcaaacttCTCTAGAGCTTTATAACATTCAGTGTAAGTCAACAATCCATCACACTGTTGGCTTAGGTTATCCGATAACTTAGGTATGCTAACGTTCTGAGTCTGAAAGGAATGGAAAACATCTTCATCAAAATCTGAATCCCTATTAGCGTATAGATCTTGATAGAATTCTTTTAATTCAGCCATAATAGCTTTGCAGTTTGTCACTACTCGTCCTTGTTTGTCAAACAACTTTCAAATAcagtttttcttatttctgGATTTTTCAAGACCCAAAaagtatttgttatttttttctcctttttcatACCAATTAGCTTTGGACCGTATAATGTTTCCATGAGTAATGTAGTCATACTCAGAATCATATTCACTTTTAAGTTCTTCAAGCTGCAATATGTTCTGTTCAGTAGGATTACAAGCACAAAGTTCCTCACTTTCTTTAAGTTTCTTTTCAAGATCAGTAAGTTTATTCCTTCTGTCTCTTGCCCAATTTTCCTTTGAAAAGAAGGGTACAAAGCCTACTAGGTGTGAATTGTTTCAAAGCATAAAGAAAAACGTTCCTAATGAGCATTGAAAAATAACGAACGGCGAAAAGAGACTAACAACAATATTTACATAGGAGCAACTTTTCCGTTTATAAACAACTTATCAGGTTCAGCTTTGCTAAAAGCAACTTTTAGTCCTTTCTTTTTTGCTTCCTTCAATTTGGgcatttgttttcttcttcgttcAATTATTTCCTTCGGAAAGTCCTCCAGAACTTTTATCTCTGACGCACGATTAAGGCCGAAAGACGCCCTCAAAACTTTCTCTCTGTCGGGATATCGTAAGAATCTCGCAATTATAGGTCTTATCTTTCCTGCTACAGGGTTTCCAAGGCGATGAACTCTTTGCAGATCTATTTTCTCAGCTAGTTTATCCATACCTAGGTCATTTTCCAAGAAATCAATAAGAACATCACGCGTGTTCACTTTCTCACCGTCTTCTGAATCTGCTTTTGTTTCTCTCTCTTCAATTCCAAAGAACTTCAACTTTTCTCTGCGACTATGCGACACTGCGTATAATTGTTTCGTGTGCAGGTCCGCCTTTGAACGTTCTAGATCCTTAATCTTACCTTGAATGTTGTTAACTTCAGTATTAAGCCACTGCAGGCCATCATCCATCTCGTGTAATCTTTTCTTCGCCTCTCCCGCTCCTTCCTTTAGTCTACTAACCTCGCTCTCAACTTTGATCATCTTTTGGCGAAATTCATTCAGGGAAGCTTCAATATTTGGGAAGCTTCAATATTTGGTCTAATTTTGACGTGACATCCATATCCATATCGATATTTAACGATACAGGGTTGACTTTGTCTTCGCCACGTGGCTTCTCCTCAAACACTTCTCTCTGCTCGTTTTGACTCTCAAGGTTATCTGTTTCACGTTGTCGTTTATCTAAAGGCGACTTAGACTCCGAAGAACTAGAGCTGTTCCTTGGTATAGATTTCCGCTTTCTGAGCGAATAAAAATCACCCATAGGCGAATTATATCCAATACTTCAGGTAGAAAAACGAGCGGAGCTCTCACAGACACGTCTAAGCTACATTCATGCCAGTCCCAGTCCCTCCCTccctattattattgttattgtgtgtgtatatataatgaaatgcaaaaaaaaaaaaaaaaaaaaaggaaggacaGGGGATTCCAGCCGAGGAGCCATGAAGATACTTGGGAGCTGCTATTAAGTAGTCGAATCGTTAGGGACAATGATTGAACTTCGACTTTCGAACATTTAATTGAACTGATTAGTGATTTGCTCTTCTTGTGCTTTCCTTTCATCATTGATTAAGTAAATTGTTTTACAATTTAGGGGAAATATATATCAGATGTATGTAACATGTAACTGATTTACGCGTAATAGACCTGACAGCGATTACATAACTTCCATTGTGTGACAGATTAGATCAGATTAGCTTTTCAATACACACATGCTATCGGAAGGAAGGATAGGTTTTCTCAAGAAAGATCGAAAGAATAAGAATTAAGATTGGAGAAAGAGGTATGATTTGTAGTTTTATTTGCATGCTCGATTTAGTTATGTTTGAGTTCGATATTATTCCTTATATTGTTAGTGATTCCAGACATTTAGTGATTTTCTAGTAGTATGATATGCCCCCTGTTTGTGTTGTCATTGTGCAATCGATCTAATGCATGAATTATAGTAATAGGCGCTTCGTTGTAATTATCTTTTCAGTTTTTACGTAAATCAAGTGAGTAATTAAAGAAATTGGTTAGGCAGAAAGACTGGCTTGGTTTCTAGTAAATCCTCCTCCAACAAATACCCATTCCGAGTAGTAATGGCATTTCAATGTTGAAGATCTCTGTCCACTACGTCTGCACTTTTGTAGCTTAACAGAGCCGCAGCAAACAGACGTAAGTAGCCATACAAACAATTGCTCGAATAATTATCAGAAGAACGTTAAAGACCGGTCAGTGTGAAATGCAGGCTGCAGACTGACTGCAGACTGTTGTTTTTAGGGTTAGAAAGCAATGGGACTATTGTTGTCACGTTCTCATTTGCATGGTGAAAACAATAgcctgcagtctgcgttttacacagCAAAAATGTTGAACATACAAATTCTTGATTTCTCCtcaatattcttttaaaagaaagaaacttttaaaGTCAAAGTAACAGAAACAGTAATAATTGAACGAAGTAGATAAAAACATAGACTTAAATGTGTCAAATACACTATGAGTAACATGGTCACCGCCATTACAATCGATCGTGCAAAGGTACCGTAGTTTTGGTTTCATCGCATTCTTTAATTCGGAAAAATATATGAAAACTAAATCCTTACTGACCTCAATAGACGAATCCACCTCTTGTATTCATCTGCTTTTTTTTCCCTGCTGGGGAAACTAAAAAATCTGCACGTATAACTTTCCGACTGATGGTTGCAGTCGGGTGCAATGCATTGGACCATTACACTCGTTTTAACtgtgttttcttttaattttaaaactgcAGGGCTTCCACTGTGAACAAAAACGTAAAAAACCTTATTGTAACTCTCCCTTTTGCTTTTCTAAACGATAGTTACCTGCTTGACCTCTTCTACACAAAGGTTACAAGAGGGTCGCGaccttttgtttagaactgaattTTTTGGTGCCATGGCAACGTGGCGTCACACTTTAGAACTCTATATAATCTTACTACCGACAACAAGATATGTGCTTGTGATATTAAAGTGAAAACTTTCTAATTAAATGACACAATACTTATTGAGTTGCAGTCAATTATTTTCACAATGTGAAATTCtgcttttccattttattttactATAAAGCATAAGGAAAACGGCAACTTACCCCAACATTGTGTCAATCCATCGTCCAAATGCACATTTTTAAAAGATCATGAGCGCTTGCACTGGAGTTTGATGCACAGACTCACTGATCTCCATTTATCAGCGAGAGAAGTAACCTCAAAATCTTTTGTCTTTCCTTTCCTGTTTTAGGGGGCATTCCATTCCATTTTATCGTGCTCATTAAGTTTGGCCAAGCATTTCATTAAATTTTCGTACAGCAATTTTCAGTGCTGTGAGCTTTCTGTTTCAACACACCAAGAATTATTCTGGGTCTCAGCCAATTGGCACTTGGTTTGTCCGAGAACTGGTTGCAAATGCAGAAGAGTCAACAATTTGCGTGTCACTTCCTGAGAACTGTTCTCAGTTTTTGATAGTTGATATCAATGTACCTTTGCACCGGTGAAAAGGAGTAATTTAGGTTTCATTGCTCTCTAATTGATCTTTTATTTGAAGTTTAATAGATAATGTACACAACGCATGAAAAATGAACTTGCTGTCACATTCTTGCTTGAGGAAACCACAATCTGGCACAGTGTACAAATTCAGTTGCACCAATTGCAGTTTTGTATACTATGGTCAAACCGAACGATCACTCAAAACTCGCATTACAGAACACAAAAGGCTGTTGCTATGTTTGACCATGACTCCAAGATCGCCTGCCATGTCCACGAAAACAACCATGACATGGATTTTGGAAGTGTCATAGTGTTGGACATGAGGCTAACTACCACGAGCGACTTTCCTTGGAAGCCTGGTACAAAATAAAGGATCCGCAGTCCGGAAATGACCACATCGCCATCCCTGAGGTCTACAAGTCTCTGGCATGCACATAAGTCTTGCGCTACGTTGTCTAGAAACTGCACGCGGATTTTCATCAGCGCATGCTCGACGTGCTGTTATTTGACTCACATGTGCTACCATTATAttgcaactgatgaaggcttaagcACCAGCCGAAATGTCTTCACGAAACATCAAAAAAACTAGTCAGTGTCAAACCATTATCTTACGATAACAAAGGACTTATGTTAATTATTTGTCTacttttgtcttctttctttgtGGAGGGTCCACAGGAAGGTTTTCTCTACCATTGGAAACAGTTCTGGCTCGGGGTTCTTGAATTTGTTTTACCTGCAATGGAGAGTAAAAAATAGATATTATGTTTCACTACTGAAATATTTGTGCGCGAAATATCTTACAGTGATAACTTAAACAAAACTAAACAATCCTCAGTACCCCtccaatttaaaataaaattgttgagGGCTTACGTTAGTCCGGGAGTCAGTTAAAATATATCCCCTGTAATACAATGTATACCTCAAGTTATGGACTacacagtgtacatgtatttaattcTCGAGTATATCTTACTGGGCGGTGTTCCTTGTTTAATTGTCGAAGTATAGCTGTTTCGGCCCTTAATATATATCTCTTCATCTTCGTCATTCTGTTCTAAGGGCAGAGCCCTGATGTCGAAGGATTCCCCGGCTTCCAAGTATTCTTCCTCTGTCATCTCCTCCCACATTTCcctctttgttctttctttagcTATAAAGGACTTCCACCATTCGGTGTCAGCCCCAGTAAAACGTGTGTTAAGGTGAGCCAATGACCTTTTCATAGCCTCGGTCGTTGCATTTTTGGCGTTCTATGGCCTGAGCAAAGCTGGATATCCAGGAGGCATACATTTCATAATAACAAATGGTCCTCCCTTTGGTAACCATTCTTTCTGCTCCCCACTAGCCAGAAGACGGTGCACCATTTCAACCTCaccttttccattttttgtgaaaCGAAAAGCGTGAGGGGTTCCATGATGTTGAAAGGTGGAGACGAATGTGCGTATCCAGGACTTCATGTCATAAATGTTGTCCACGTACACTGTGGATGACTTCGGGGTGTAACTGGATGTGATCAGGTCTCGTAAGGCTTTTAGCGTTGTTGTATCTGCTTTCTTTAAAGCCTCCGCAATTCTGCTGAACACCTGTTGAACAATAAACAAGTTGTGATAGCTCAAAGTCACAAATACAGCTTTACTGTCTGCAAGACAGGTTCAAGTACCTCACAAACTGAACcgacagctacatgtacaagagCAGATCACTTACGAATTGTTATACCTGATCGGCGATATCCTTAAGCACATTCAACAGGACATTTATGGTTGGATTGGCGCCGGCAGGCCATCTCAGGACATCAATGAATGTGCATGCCAAATTCTGTCCGTGAGACAAAACACCAGTTACATGCGTTTTGAAAAATTCAGCGTGTTCTCCTTCCACCTGTTGGCGTGAGACAGAGTTTGTTAATTTCCCTGCACCAGAAAGACTAATCCCAACTATTCTTGAAAGCGAGCCATGCAAAAGAATATCAGTAAGGGTGATACTTCGAAAGAAGTTATGGCCCCTGATTATCTGAATCATAACGATGTTTCGGCTTTTGACCTTCTTCATAAAAACTTCACCGATACGAAATtcaaattttaagaatatttgttaaatttgtaaatttcgaGTTTTTACCCTCTTAAATGTTGGTCTTTACGTTGTATATTTGAGTGTATTCAGATTTACAGTACAGTGTAAGGCCCCTGCTTTCTTGTTAGTTCATGTTTGGGGAAACTTATTCAAATTTCTTTGAAGGTTGTCAGCCATGCAGTAATTAGCGTTTCAAATAAAAGTATATTGCACTTCACTAGCGTGtagaattattttaattaatgttGTCAGACTTGCCAGAAGGCaaagttgattttttttaatagaaACTGCGCTGTATCGAGGAATTGTAATTGTAACTTTGAGGAACTCCATCTACAGCCCAGACGTACCAAACTGATCCCTACAGTCATCTATCTAGTCATGCTTTTGTCATCCgtcttcaaaattattgttaaacATGTTGAAACAAACTTACCTTCTACTTTACCTTGAATGGGGATGTTAGATGTTAGTTATTTTGCAGGCATCCGTCTTGCTTTGTGTTGGTGTTTGTAATACTTCTGTCTTTCCTTTCtatcaaaaaatgtaaaaggtTGTTTTTTTAAGACACTGTGCatagtttttgttttgcgaATGGGAGATCGAAAAGTTCCCTATAGAGAAAGGACTTATAGATTGTGCAATGAAATGctgagaggtttagaggacaaagacaaaggaaagtggatgatatatTAATATCTTTCACATCCATTGAAAAGTGCAGTAAATCCGTCACTTACCCTTGCTGTTGGAGATGAATGTTTTTTCTCTCAATCCACGTCACCCTGCAGGCTTTTCCTGTTAGTTTGTGGATGTGCTCCTTTATCGTGGTGCATACACCACACTTCGTGAAGTGATTTACCTGAAGTTTGCAAAACATAAGCGAGACAGGACCTCTCATTAATTTCTGGTAGCATCATAGTAGATACTCTCAGACAGCTTCAGTTtcccgtttttgttttttgttttgattgatGAAGACAACCACAGAATGAGTGATGACAAGATGGAAATTATAGCAATATTTCGATGGGGTCAACTTAAATCTGACGCTGTACTCACAATTAAAGTGCAGGGCGTCAAGTTCCtagtttttcctattttttcctattttttggcctgcttcctattttctcctattttttcttgaaattcctattttttcctattttttagggTCTTTCTTAGTGCAGGGtaacattttgaaatatttgagatAAAATTCTTAATAAAATTGGTAaatacttaaaagaaaaaaaagaaacctttctGTCAAAAAAATGCGGAGAATTTATAGcctgtcaatcaatcaactttatttaacgagggtaacaCGGGACAGTACTTCAACTGAATAACTAGTGACCCTCAAATTAAAATTATGTAACCAAAAATACCTATCataaaagaaagaacaagataaatatatatgtatGAATAAGACTAAAAGAGTAAAAACTATATTAGAATTATAAAATATCCTACAATGAATATCTACAAACTATAATTACAACAAGAAAAGAGCAAAGATGGATCAAGCGAGAGGAAGGTTGTGAAATGCCGGATTAGAAAAAGACTAGAAAATAGAATTAAATTTCACTTAAGCTAAAATGATCAACGTTATTGTATGTCGTTAAAAAATGACTATAAATAGCCTTTTTAAATGAGGTTACACATCTTCCTTTCTTAAGGTGAATGGGCAGAGAGTTCCAGAGCCTGGTCGCGGACACGCTAAAAGTTCTCCCTCCCTCATATTCATAGTCATAGTCATAGTCTCATAGTCTGGGGCAGACGAGGTTTAAGACACTGTACCACCCACTGCGTGTGTGTAAATCTGCATTGCATTTAAGAAGGTCATACATGTAGCTGGGGCAGTTTCCTTGTAGGTGCTAGCAAACACTTACTGACTTCAACTTTGTCCAAAAATGGGAGCCACCCTAATTTGTTAAAGAGATTTACGCTAAAATTACTCGGGCAGCACGTTTTTGCAGCTTGAGGATTCTTGTTAAGTCTGTTAAGCCTGTGTGAATGATAACCTTCTGAAATTCGTGCCCAGAGTTTGTCAGTGTTTTCTGGAGGCCATTTGCATGCTTGTGCAGCTTCCATTTGCAATTAGTATAAGGAGGCAAGTAATTCAATCCAATTTCATCGATCCTCTTTGTTTTTGAACAATAGTTGTTTTATTCAAAGGGCTAGGTCACACAATTTTGGGCAATtgcagcactgatcgaatggtcatagaattaactaaaatatcaaaataactgttcaaaactatagaggaactctaacaaaacacagggaagccaagcaGCGatatggatggacaaaactggagaggattgaaatggattgaatttgggtaaatttgaaaaacgtcggcccaccttttttcaaatttatatcagtctgtatcaaaatgtaatttaCACAGCtgaaaaatcattctcagttgttatttggccgtgattttgcaaatgaaagactcttgctctgccaatttgacgtttagagctcataattaacaaaattaaacaaaattacctaaaatagcgtgaccaaGCCCCTTTAATATGCCATGTGTTTAAAGACAGTTGTACCTTTGTCTTTAtagtaatattttatttcaaaaaaaatcaaattttta containing:
- the LOC138005388 gene encoding uncharacterized protein, which produces MIKVESEVSRLKEGAGEAKKRLHEMDDGLQWLNTEVNNIQGKIKDLERSKADLHTKQLYAVSHSRREKLKFFGIEERETKADSEDGEKVNTRDVLIDFLENDLGMDKLAEKIDLQRVHRLGNPVAGKIRPIIARFLRYPDREKVLRASFGLNRASEIKVLEDFPKEIIERRRKQMPKLKEAKKKGLKVAFSKAEPDKLFINGKVAPM